TTGAACCAATCCTCCTGTTCCCAATACGGAATTTATCAATATTTGGATATCAAGGATATCAACCGTGTTATTCTGGTTAACATCTGCCATAGGGATATTTTCACTCATTCCTATGGCTATGTTAATCCCATTCTGAACATCTAAAATATCAATTACACCGTCTTTATTTACATCGCCCGGTATGGCGTCTATTATTCCCCATGATATAAAGGGGAAAAAAAGCAGGGCAAAGACTAAAAATTTTTGGAATAAATCCTTATCCCTGCGTTGGGTTATTTTTAATTCGTTTTTCATATTGAAAATCCTTCTAAAAAACATTAATTACTAATTTTATGATACCTAAAAAAAATAAAAGAGAAAAGACAAAACTTGTATTAGCAAATAGGCGGGGCATGACAGAGAAAGCCTGTTAAAAAGTAAGGTTCTGTTTGAAGTCTGCGACCTCTATCCTCTGGGATAGGTGATAAACGACTGGCTTTATACTCTGTTTCTTTGACATAACCCGAATAAGGTTTGAAAATGTTATTTTTGCAAAGACTGGATGTTGATTGAGTATGACCTTGAAAGAAAGCAATAGGAGCCCCTGTCCTTTTTCCCTGCCATTTCTTCTCTAAACGATTAAATAAAATTTGTAAGTCTATAACATCAACTTTATTATCTCCGTTCTGGTCGCCTATAGAAGCAAGGGAATTTTTCTGAAGTAATGAATGCTGAAGTAAATTTAGGTCCAAAATGTCAATTTTACCGTCAAGGTTTAAATCACCTGTTCCATAATTACAAAAAGTTTGACTTGATAGACAAACTGCTAACCCCAATCCACAGGTTATTAAAAAATAAAATATTTTTTTATCGAATAAAAACATCGTTCAATCTTTTTGCATTTGATATATTTCTATTTTCCTTATTTAATTATACACTTTTTAAATAACATTTTGAAATTTTTTTTGTAACATTTTTTGTTTTTAATAGTAATAATTATATAGAACATGTTCTTTGAAAATTGAATATTCTGGTTATGAAGCAAGAGTTTCCCTAATATCTTTTCCTTCCCTCCCTTCCTATAAATAAATCTTCCCTTAAACTCTCTTCATATTTTGGGCGTCATCATTTCCCTTCAAAACCGCCAAGTAAAGTAAATCGATTAAGAATCTAATCGCTCTCCTCGGCTCTTAGCCTGATGACGCCCTTCTTTTTTTAAATCTTTTTGAAAATTTTTCTGTTAAAATACTTACAGGAAAAACAAATTTATGAAAATAAATAGCAAAAAATATAAAAATCTTCTTGAATATTATTCTGATGAATACAGTTTTTTAGTTCCTCATTGTAGACAGGTCGCAAAACTTGCTATTCAGTTATTTAAACAAACAAAATCATTGCATTCCCTAAAGAAGAAAGAAAAGAAATATCTTCTATATGCGTCCCTACTGCATGATATTGGATACGAAGTAGAAAGTATTTCTCACAATAAATATTCCTGTCAATTTATTATGAATAATCCATATTTGCAATGGAGCAAAAAAACGAAGAAAATAGTTGCATGTATTGCCCGATACCATCGAGGTTCTTTCCCGCAACAGACACATAAATTGTTTGGTAAGTTAAGTCCTAAAAAACAGAATGTCGTAACTATTTTATCCTCGTTACTTCGTATTGCCGATGGATTGGATTATACACATCAAAATTCGGTGAAGTCGTTAAAAGTGAAGATAGAAAAAGATACAGTAACTATTGAAGTAATTCCTGCGAAAGATATAGTCCCCAAAGTAGATATAGATAGGGCTAAAAAGAAATCTCACCTATTTGCCTCTGTTTTCCAGTTAGAAGAGGTAATCTTTTGTTTGAAAAATTAAAACAACTTTCCGGGATTGAGAATGTTTTTGGGGTCAATTTGATATTTGATTTGGCGGAGGAGTTCATAAGCGAGTGCGGATTTTTCCCCAGTTAGCCATTGTTTATGGTCTGTGCCAATACCATGATGATGGGAGATGGTAGCTTTATGGTAGCGGATAACATGGGAAGCGGAATTCTTAATTCGATGCCATTGTTGTGAAGGGTCTTTTAGAGAACGAGGAAATACGAATGTGAAATAAAGGCTTGCTCCATCCAGGTAGGCATGACTTATATGTGCCATGACGATAGGGAATTGAGGTTTTTGGTCCGGGTCGTTTTCAATAGTTTCTTGAATGGCTTTATGTATGGCTTCGTGCAGGTCAAGCAACTTATTCCATCGCGTTGCAGTTTCTAAAGTATCTACACCCAGTCCATAATCTAACATTTCATCACGGAGATAGGGAAGAAGGAAGCGTTGTTGAAACCATTGGTCAGCAATACCTTCACCGAGGGAAATTGCCTGATGATTTGCAAATATGCTTTCTATAATCTGTCTCCCTGCAGTAATACAAGGTGAATCTCCTTCCAGTCCAATAAGCATGAGACAGAATTTAGGTAGAGATGATGGGTCTCCGCCACCCATTTGCATCGCTGTATAAAAAAATGTCTCCTGTGCATCGGATAATCGTATCATAGCAAGGGGAATATCTGTTTGCATCAATTGTCTGCTGGCTTCAATGCCCGCTTCAAATGACGGAAATATGTATGCATTGTAATATTTTTCTTGAGGTAATGGATGGATACGAAATTCTATATCGGTCATGATACCCAGAGTACCTTCGGAACCGGGAATAAGGTCTTTGATTTGAGGTCCTGCTGCGGAAGCCGGGAATGCCTCCGTTTTCCACGGTCCGGGTGGACTGATTATTTCAGCACCTACAAACCAATCTTCTGCTTTACCATAGCGGATGGATTGATGACCTGCTCCACGAGCGGATACCCACCCCCCTAATGTTGAAAATTCAAACGATTGAGGATAATGCCCTAAAGTAAAGCCTTCTTTCTGTAAAAGTTCCTCTAAATGAGGTCCTTCTATTCCACTTTCTGCACAGGCGATTCGTGATTTTGTATCAATGTTTATGAGACGGTTCATCTCCCGTAAATCGAGAGTTGCAATTCCTATATGGTTTTGTCCTTTTATAGGATTAACACCACCCACAACACTTGTGCCTCCACCAAATGGGATAATAGCCACATTGTTGAACAAAGCCCATCGGATAACTTCAATAACTTCTTCTTTCGTTTGGGGATAAATCACAATATCAGGAACATCAGGTAAGTTGCCCGAACGCAAGGCTAAAGTATCTAAATAACTTTTACCACGAGCGTGAATAATTCGTTCTATAGGTTCAGATGTTATTTTTCCTTGCGATATTTTTGTTTCTAATTCGGATATGAGTGTAGATGGGAGTGTAGGTTCGTTTAACGAAATGGAATTTATATCCACAGGTAGGGTATGAGGCAACTCAGTAAAACCTGAAAGTTCGCGTAACCAATTCCAGAAAGAATTCCGTTTGTCTTTAAGCAAATCGGGAGATTGTTTTAATCCCCATCCACACCATTTCCGTTCCGAAAGGTTCATACAACCATTCCTTTTTTATACTGTTTTCCTAATAGTAGAAAATTTTGCAATAGGATTTTACCATATTCTGTAAGGATACTTTCTGGATGAAATTGAACACCCCATATAGGCAATTCCTGATGGGCTACTGCCATGATTTCTCCCTCTTTCGTTTCGGCAATAATTTTTAAGACTTTCGGGCATGTATCGCGTTTAATGAGAAGAGAATGGTAACGAGTTGCTTCAAAAGGAGAGGGAATACCTTTGAATAAAGGGGCATTGGTGTGGTAGATTTCACTAATTTTTCCATGCATAATGCGTTCTGCACGGACAATATCACCCCCAAAAGCGTAGCCAATACTTTGGTGTCCAAGGCAGACCCCTAAAATAGGGTATTTATGTCCTAATTGTTTGATAACCTCCACAGAGATACCTGCTTCGCGAGGTGTGCAGGGTCCGGGTGAAATAACAATGTAATCAGGATTGATTTGTTCTATCTCCGGGATGGTAATGGTATCATTCCGATATACCTTCATTTCCGGGTGCATTTCGCCTAAATATTGCACCAAATTGTATGTAAAAGAGTCATAATTATCAATAAAAAGAATCATAGTTCCAATCCTTTCTCTGCAAATTCTACTGCTTTGAATAATGCTTTGGCTTTGTTCACGGTTTCCATGTATTCGCGTTCGGGGTCGCTATCATAAACGATACCTGCGCCTGCTTGAAGATAGGCAACGCCTTCTTTAATTACCATGGTTCGGATTAAGATACAAGTGTCCATGTCGCCTGTGAAACTGATATAACCGGCACCGCCAGCATAAGGTCCGCGTCGTTCAGGTTCTAATTCGTCAATGATTTCCATAGCCCGAATTTTAGGAGCCCCTGAAACGGTTCCCATAGGGAAAGTTGCCTGCAATGCATCAAAGGCATCACATTCAGGACGCAGTTCTCCTTCCACTTCAGTTACGATATGCATAACATGAGAGTATCGTTCAATAACCATAAATCGATTTGGAACGGGTTTAACAGTTCCGATTTTACAAACACGACCTAAATCATTTCTACCGAGGTCAACCAGCATGATATGCTCCGCCCGTTCTTTTTCATCTGCAATTAATTCTCTTTCAAGAGATAAGTCATCCTCGGGAGTATTCCCACGAGGTCGAGTTCCGGCAATAGGACGAAGTAGACAGCGTCGTTGCTTTACCTGTGTCATAACTTCAGGACTGGAACCAACGAGGGCTAATTCGGGAAATTGCATAAGTAGCATATAAGGGGAAGGATTAATGCGTCGTAAAGCACGATATAAGTTGACGGGACTTGTATAGACAGGCCTTGAAAAACGCTGAGATAGGACAACTTGGAATATATCCCCGGCACAGATATATTCGCGGGCTTTGGCTACTGCTTTGCAGAAATCCTCTTTGCAGAAGTTGGATTTAATTTCAATTTGTCCGTTGGTCTGGTGGACATGTTCCGTAGAAACGGCTAAGGGTCCACGAAGTCGTGCTTCAATTTCGGCAATTTTGCGGATAGATTCGTTATAGGCGTTTTCTGCATTTGAACGAATATGGGCATTGGAAACAATCATGATACGGTTGTTCAAATGGTCAAAAATGAGTAAGGTATCGGTAATCATGAAATAAATATCAGGTAAACCTAAAGTATCGGGATTCT
This Candidatus Hydrogenedens sp. DNA region includes the following protein-coding sequences:
- the trpE gene encoding anthranilate synthase component I; translation: MIYPSFDEFRTIARQGSIVPVYKELLADLETPVSAYLKISRGYPYSFLLESVEHAEVLGRYSFLGANPSVIFQASGNNISITRNGITGSFTSDQPWNELRKLMKEYTPVIVPGLPSFFGGAVGYISYDTIRFFENIPDKNPDTLGLPDIYFMITDTLLIFDHLNNRIMIVSNAHIRSNAENAYNESIRKIAEIEARLRGPLAVSTEHVHQTNGQIEIKSNFCKEDFCKAVAKAREYICAGDIFQVVLSQRFSRPVYTSPVNLYRALRRINPSPYMLLMQFPELALVGSSPEVMTQVKQRRCLLRPIAGTRPRGNTPEDDLSLERELIADEKERAEHIMLVDLGRNDLGRVCKIGTVKPVPNRFMVIERYSHVMHIVTEVEGELRPECDAFDALQATFPMGTVSGAPKIRAMEIIDELEPERRGPYAGGAGYISFTGDMDTCILIRTMVIKEGVAYLQAGAGIVYDSDPEREYMETVNKAKALFKAVEFAEKGLEL
- a CDS encoding dockerin type I repeat-containing protein, with translation MFLFDKKIFYFLITCGLGLAVCLSSQTFCNYGTGDLNLDGKIDILDLNLLQHSLLQKNSLASIGDQNGDNKVDVIDLQILFNRLEKKWQGKRTGAPIAFFQGHTQSTSSLCKNNIFKPYSGYVKETEYKASRLSPIPEDRGRRLQTEPYFLTGFLCHAPPIC
- a CDS encoding FAD-binding oxidoreductase, producing the protein MNLSERKWCGWGLKQSPDLLKDKRNSFWNWLRELSGFTELPHTLPVDINSISLNEPTLPSTLISELETKISQGKITSEPIERIIHARGKSYLDTLALRSGNLPDVPDIVIYPQTKEEVIEVIRWALFNNVAIIPFGGGTSVVGGVNPIKGQNHIGIATLDLREMNRLINIDTKSRIACAESGIEGPHLEELLQKEGFTLGHYPQSFEFSTLGGWVSARGAGHQSIRYGKAEDWFVGAEIISPPGPWKTEAFPASAAGPQIKDLIPGSEGTLGIMTDIEFRIHPLPQEKYYNAYIFPSFEAGIEASRQLMQTDIPLAMIRLSDAQETFFYTAMQMGGGDPSSLPKFCLMLIGLEGDSPCITAGRQIIESIFANHQAISLGEGIADQWFQQRFLLPYLRDEMLDYGLGVDTLETATRWNKLLDLHEAIHKAIQETIENDPDQKPQFPIVMAHISHAYLDGASLYFTFVFPRSLKDPSQQWHRIKNSASHVIRYHKATISHHHGIGTDHKQWLTGEKSALAYELLRQIKYQIDPKNILNPGKLF
- a CDS encoding aminodeoxychorismate/anthranilate synthase component II: MILFIDNYDSFTYNLVQYLGEMHPEMKVYRNDTITIPEIEQINPDYIVISPGPCTPREAGISVEVIKQLGHKYPILGVCLGHQSIGYAFGGDIVRAERIMHGKISEIYHTNAPLFKGIPSPFEATRYHSLLIKRDTCPKVLKIIAETKEGEIMAVAHQELPIWGVQFHPESILTEYGKILLQNFLLLGKQYKKGMVV
- a CDS encoding HD domain-containing protein, coding for MKINSKKYKNLLEYYSDEYSFLVPHCRQVAKLAIQLFKQTKSLHSLKKKEKKYLLYASLLHDIGYEVESISHNKYSCQFIMNNPYLQWSKKTKKIVACIARYHRGSFPQQTHKLFGKLSPKKQNVVTILSSLLRIADGLDYTHQNSVKSLKVKIEKDTVTIEVIPAKDIVPKVDIDRAKKKSHLFASVFQLEEVIFCLKN